The Blastocatellia bacterium genome includes a window with the following:
- the fabZ gene encoding 3-hydroxyacyl-ACP dehydratase FabZ: METIFDIVRIQQFLPHRYPFLLVDRIIEFEPKKRIVGIKNVTINEPFFQGHFPGAPVMPGVLVIEAMAQTAGVLMYHEVSDASNKLVFFTGIDNARFRRPVIPGDTLRMELTVLKLRSRYIRLRGEAYVEDQLVAEAEISSSLVDVSAVRKNAAALQAAPLDPEP, from the coding sequence GTGGAGACCATCTTTGACATCGTTCGCATCCAGCAGTTCCTGCCCCATCGCTATCCGTTTCTGCTCGTTGATCGCATCATCGAGTTCGAGCCGAAAAAACGCATCGTCGGCATCAAGAACGTGACGATCAACGAGCCGTTCTTCCAGGGTCACTTCCCCGGAGCCCCGGTGATGCCGGGCGTGCTCGTCATCGAAGCGATGGCGCAAACGGCGGGCGTACTCATGTATCATGAGGTGAGCGATGCCTCGAACAAACTCGTCTTCTTCACGGGAATTGACAATGCCCGATTCCGTCGTCCGGTCATCCCCGGGGATACGCTGCGGATGGAGCTGACGGTTTTGAAGCTGCGGTCGCGCTACATTCGGCTGCGCGGGGAAGCCTATGTGGAGGATCAGCTCGTGGCGGAAGCCGAGATCTCCTCTTCGCTCGTGGATGTGAGCGCCGTGAGGAAAAATGCAGCGGCGTTGCAGGCGGCTCCGCTTGACCCGGAGCCCTGA